From Homo sapiens chromosome 6, GRCh38.p14 Primary Assembly, the proteins below share one genomic window:
- the IL22RA2 gene encoding interleukin-22 receptor subunit alpha-2 isoform 3 precursor (isoform 3 precursor is encoded by transcript variant 3), with amino-acid sequence MMPKHCFLGFLISFFLTGVAGTQSTHESLKPQRVQFQSRNFHNILQWQPGRALTGNSSVYFVQYKIYGQRQWKNKEDCWGTQELSCDLTSETSDIQEPYYGRVRAASAGSYSEWSMTPRFTPWWERAKGL; translated from the exons ATGATGCCTAAACATTGCTTTCTAGGCTTCCTCATCAGTTTCTTCCTTACTGGTGTAGCAG GAACTCAGTCAACGCATGAGTCTCTGAAGCCTCAGAGGGTACAATTTCAGTCCCGAAATTTTCACAACATTTTGCAATGGCAGCCTGGGAGGGCACTTACTGGCAACAGCAGTGTCTATTTTGTGCAGTACAAAAT ATATGGACAGagacaatggaaaaataaagaagactgtTGGGGTACTCAAGAACTCTCTTGTGACCTTACCAGTGAAACCTCAGACATACAGGAACCTTATTACGGGAGGGTGAGGGCGGCCTCGGCTGGGAGCTACTCAGAATGGAGCATGACGCCGCGGTTCACTCCCTGGTGGGAAA